GCTTACGGCGCTGCTGGTTCTGCATTTTCGAGGACAGCTGACGATGTCCGCGCTTGCCTCGCATCTCGGTGTTCCGCTAAGCACGGCGACCAGCCTGGTTAAGAGGCTTGTGCGCAAGGAGCTTGTCGACCGCAGGCAATCGGCAAAGGATCAGCGCGTGATGCTTGTCGAGCTTACCGGAGAAGGCCTGGAGCTCGCCATGCAGGTCAAGGCGGTTATGGACGGAATGCTCGCCCGTATTCAGAGCGCGCTGAGCCAAGAGGAGCTGGAGCAGCTCCTGTCCCTGGCCGTAAAGGCTCTGAGGGCGGTGCAGAGCAAGGGGAGT
This genomic window from Paenibacillus humicola contains:
- a CDS encoding MarR family winged helix-turn-helix transcriptional regulator, producing the protein MFDRMRELFLQNGLRPLSFLSETAELDRKVNRSELTALLVLHFRGQLTMSALASHLGVPLSTATSLVKRLVRKELVDRRQSAKDQRVMLVELTGEGLELAMQVKAVMDGMLARIQSALSQEELEQLLSLAVKALRAVQSKGSDETKGTSTNASLRRIEIDD